Proteins from a single region of Bradyrhizobium diazoefficiens:
- a CDS encoding outer membrane protein assembly factor BamD gives MSAQRMTRGYLLVSAKAPIGTRRLLQAATLFLLALPLAGCGTGALWDKFTQKDDTFAEEPADKIYNEGLYLMNEKKDMKAANKKFEEVDRQHPYSDWARKSLLMSAYASYQGGDYDSCIGAATRYVTLHPGSPDAAYAQYLIAASHYDQIPDINRDQGRTEKAIAALEEVIRKYPTSEYATSAKAKIEGARDQLAGKEMSVGRYYMGKRDYTAAINRYKAVVTQYQTTRHVEEALYRLTEAYMAIGIVGEAQTAAAVLGHNFPDSRWYKDAYNLVKSGGLEPSENQGSWISRTFKKIGL, from the coding sequence ATGTCGGCACAGCGTATGACGCGCGGATATCTCTTGGTCTCTGCAAAGGCTCCGATCGGGACCCGTCGGCTGCTCCAGGCCGCGACTCTCTTCCTGCTCGCGCTGCCGCTGGCCGGCTGCGGCACCGGCGCGCTCTGGGACAAGTTCACCCAGAAGGACGACACCTTCGCCGAGGAGCCTGCCGACAAGATCTACAATGAGGGCTTGTACCTCATGAACGAAAAGAAGGACATGAAGGCGGCGAACAAGAAGTTCGAAGAGGTCGACCGCCAGCATCCCTATTCCGACTGGGCGCGCAAATCGCTGCTGATGTCGGCCTACGCATCCTACCAGGGCGGCGACTACGACAGCTGCATCGGTGCTGCGACCCGCTACGTCACCCTGCATCCCGGCAGCCCGGACGCTGCTTACGCGCAGTATTTGATCGCCGCTTCGCACTACGACCAGATCCCGGACATCAACCGTGACCAGGGCCGTACGGAGAAGGCGATCGCCGCGCTGGAAGAGGTGATCCGCAAATATCCGACGTCCGAATATGCGACCTCCGCCAAGGCCAAGATCGAGGGGGCGCGCGACCAGCTCGCCGGCAAGGAAATGAGTGTCGGCCGCTACTACATGGGGAAGCGCGACTACACGGCCGCGATCAACCGCTACAAGGCCGTGGTGACGCAATATCAGACCACCCGTCACGTCGAGGAGGCGCTCTACCGCCTTACCGAGGCTTATATGGCAATCGGCATCGTCGGCGAGGCGCAGACGGCAGCCGCCGTGCTCGGGCACAATTTTCCCGACAGCCGGTGGTACAAGGACGCCTATAATCTTGTAAAATCCGGCGGTCTCGAGCCGAGCGAGAATCAGGGGTCCTGGATCAGCCGGACCTTCAAGA